From the genome of Pelobacter propionicus DSM 2379, one region includes:
- the glgP gene encoding alpha-glucan family phosphorylase: MDFSKMLHTFSVVPSLSGDLSPLQRIAYNLWWCWEPDAINLFRRMDADLWQATRHNPVEMLGILQQTTLETLQSDEGFMAHLKMVDEKLDDYLQEKTWFQKNADGHSTMKVAYFSMEYGLHESIPIYSGGLGILAGDHLKSASDLGIPLVGVGLLYRQGYFRQYLNNEGWQQEYYPENDFYNLPLVLERDDSGTPHTIELEFGPRKFLARIWRVQVGRVPLYLLDTNLEENSPEDRLITAKLYFGDQEMRMLQEILLGIGGIRALRTMGILPNICHMNEGHAAFLALERIRLLMERRDVDFSEAREIVRAGNVFTTHTPVEAGIDHFPESLLEKYFGRYYHSLGLSSNEFFGLGRQNPKNHQESFCMAVLALKLASHANGVSQLHGEVSRKMWRNIWPELPDEQLPLTYVTNGVHTRTWMSYQMSSLLVRYLGNRWRDDPADHGAWRRIARIPDAELWRTQQSCREKLVDFARKRLKQQLVKVGATLKEISIAEEVLDPEVLTIGFARRFATYKRGTLLLRDLDRLARILNNPEMPVQIIFAGKAHPQDHEGKELIRQIVQVSHQERFRHRIVFIEDYDMEVARHLVQGVDVWLNTPLRPMEASGTSGMKVAFNGGLNMSVLDGWWCEGYQRNNGWAIGKGEVYEDTEYQNQVEGRAVYDLLEKEVVPHFYERGSDGIPRAWVGTMKASLQSLCPVFSTERMVQEYTTTTYIPSYAQWNRLVADDLALALDLARWKERIFKAWPQVRIEHAEAQVSEAVAVGSSIPIGARVALGELELDEVAVEGYFGVLDSTGVIQGGESVTLEHVSALGNAVHQFAGRIECRFCGRHGFMLRVMPRHKLLGPIYEPGYLLWG; this comes from the coding sequence ATGGATTTCAGCAAGATGCTGCACACCTTTTCCGTGGTCCCCTCCCTGTCCGGCGACCTTTCTCCGCTCCAGCGCATCGCCTACAACCTGTGGTGGTGCTGGGAACCGGACGCCATCAACCTGTTCCGCCGCATGGATGCCGACCTGTGGCAGGCCACCCGCCACAACCCGGTGGAGATGCTGGGAATTCTGCAGCAGACCACCCTGGAAACGCTGCAGAGCGACGAGGGCTTCATGGCCCACCTGAAGATGGTGGACGAGAAGCTGGACGACTATCTCCAGGAAAAGACCTGGTTCCAGAAGAACGCAGACGGCCATTCCACCATGAAGGTCGCCTATTTTTCCATGGAATACGGGCTGCACGAATCGATTCCGATCTACTCCGGCGGCCTGGGCATCCTGGCCGGCGATCACCTCAAGTCTGCCAGCGATCTGGGGATCCCGCTGGTGGGGGTGGGACTGCTCTACCGCCAGGGGTATTTCCGCCAATACCTGAACAACGAGGGGTGGCAGCAGGAGTACTACCCGGAGAACGACTTCTACAACCTGCCCCTGGTGCTGGAGCGGGACGACAGCGGGACTCCCCATACCATCGAACTGGAGTTCGGCCCCCGGAAATTTCTGGCCCGCATCTGGCGGGTGCAGGTCGGCCGGGTGCCGCTCTATCTGCTGGACACGAACCTGGAGGAGAACAGCCCTGAAGACCGGCTGATCACGGCCAAGCTCTACTTCGGCGACCAGGAGATGCGCATGCTGCAGGAGATCCTGCTGGGGATCGGCGGCATCCGTGCCCTGCGGACCATGGGCATTCTTCCCAATATCTGCCATATGAACGAAGGACACGCCGCTTTTCTGGCTCTGGAGCGTATCCGCCTGCTGATGGAGCGGCGCGACGTGGACTTCAGCGAGGCCCGCGAGATCGTCCGCGCCGGAAACGTGTTCACCACCCATACCCCGGTGGAAGCGGGCATCGATCACTTCCCGGAGTCGCTGCTGGAGAAGTACTTCGGCCGCTACTACCACTCCCTCGGCCTGAGCAGCAACGAATTCTTCGGCCTGGGGCGCCAGAACCCCAAAAACCACCAGGAGAGCTTCTGCATGGCGGTCCTGGCGCTGAAGCTGGCCAGCCACGCCAACGGCGTCAGCCAGTTGCACGGCGAGGTGTCGCGCAAGATGTGGCGCAACATCTGGCCGGAACTGCCCGATGAGCAGCTGCCGCTAACCTACGTTACCAACGGCGTCCATACCCGCACCTGGATGTCCTACCAGATGAGCAGCCTGCTGGTGCGCTACCTGGGAAACCGCTGGAGGGACGACCCGGCCGATCACGGCGCCTGGCGACGGATCGCCAGGATTCCCGACGCGGAGCTGTGGCGGACCCAGCAGAGCTGCCGTGAAAAGTTGGTGGATTTTGCCCGCAAACGCCTGAAACAGCAGCTGGTCAAGGTGGGGGCCACCCTGAAGGAGATCTCCATTGCCGAAGAGGTTCTGGACCCGGAGGTGCTGACCATCGGTTTTGCCCGGCGCTTCGCCACCTACAAGCGGGGCACGCTGCTCCTGCGCGACCTGGACCGCCTGGCCCGCATCCTGAACAACCCGGAGATGCCGGTGCAGATCATCTTTGCCGGCAAGGCCCATCCCCAGGACCATGAGGGGAAGGAGCTGATCCGCCAGATCGTGCAGGTCTCCCACCAGGAACGCTTCCGCCACCGCATCGTGTTCATCGAGGACTACGACATGGAGGTGGCCCGCCACCTGGTTCAGGGTGTGGATGTCTGGCTCAACACCCCATTGCGCCCCATGGAGGCCAGCGGCACCAGCGGCATGAAGGTGGCCTTTAACGGCGGCCTGAACATGAGCGTGCTGGACGGCTGGTGGTGTGAGGGATACCAGCGCAACAACGGCTGGGCAATCGGCAAGGGCGAGGTATACGAGGATACGGAGTACCAGAACCAGGTGGAGGGACGCGCCGTCTATGACCTGCTGGAAAAGGAGGTCGTGCCGCACTTCTATGAGCGGGGGAGCGACGGCATACCCCGTGCCTGGGTCGGCACCATGAAGGCATCCCTGCAGAGCCTCTGTCCGGTATTCTCCACCGAGCGCATGGTACAGGAGTACACCACGACCACCTACATCCCTTCCTATGCGCAGTGGAACAGACTGGTGGCGGACGATCTGGCCCTGGCCCTGGACTTGGCCCGCTGGAAGGAGCGCATCTTCAAGGCCTGGCCCCAGGTACGCATCGAGCATGCCGAGGCACAGGTTTCCGAGGCGGTGGCGGTGGGGAGCAGCATTCCCATCGGCGCCAGGGTGGCCCTGGGCGAACTGGAGTTGGACGAGGTGGCCGTGGAGGGGTACTTCGGCGTGCTGGATTCCACCGGCGTCATCCAGGGGGGGGAGAGCGTCACCCTTGAACATGTCAGTGCCCTGGGCAATGCCGTGCACCAGTTCGCCGGCCGGATAGAGTGCCGCTTCTGCGGGCGCCACGGCTTCATGCTGCGCGTCATGCCGCGCCACAAACTGCTGGGCCCTATCTATGAACCCGGCTATCTGCTCTGGGGATAG
- the dapF gene encoding diaminopimelate epimerase → MKFTKMQGAGNDYVYVNCFEETVADPRQVAIQVSNRNFGIGSDGLILIMPSTTADVRMRMFNSDGSESEMCGNGIRCVAKYAFDHGIVSKKEITAETGAGILALRLIAGSDGKIAKVRVNMGPPRLARSEIPMRGDAAPQVVGEQLTILDRTFNITCASMGNPHCVIFVDDVAGFPVSTYGPLIENHELFPNRTNVEFVQIISRTEVRQRTWERGAGETLACGTGSSAVTAACVLNGLTEKRILNHLSGGDLEMEWAEDGNIYMTGPAVEVFSGEIML, encoded by the coding sequence ATGAAATTCACGAAAATGCAGGGCGCTGGAAATGATTACGTCTATGTGAACTGTTTTGAGGAGACGGTTGCCGATCCGCGCCAGGTTGCCATACAGGTTTCCAACCGCAACTTCGGCATCGGGTCGGACGGCCTGATCCTGATCATGCCCTCCACAACTGCCGATGTCCGCATGAGGATGTTCAATTCCGACGGCTCCGAATCGGAGATGTGCGGCAACGGCATCCGCTGCGTGGCAAAATACGCCTTTGATCACGGCATCGTATCCAAGAAGGAGATCACCGCCGAAACCGGGGCCGGCATCCTGGCCCTGCGCCTGATAGCGGGCAGTGACGGAAAGATCGCAAAGGTGCGGGTCAACATGGGACCTCCCCGCCTGGCCAGGAGCGAGATCCCCATGCGGGGCGATGCGGCTCCCCAGGTGGTGGGCGAACAGCTGACCATACTGGACCGCACCTTCAACATCACCTGCGCCTCCATGGGCAATCCGCACTGCGTGATCTTCGTGGATGACGTGGCCGGCTTCCCGGTCTCCACCTATGGCCCGCTGATCGAGAACCACGAACTGTTCCCCAACCGCACCAACGTGGAGTTCGTCCAGATTATCTCCCGCACCGAGGTGCGTCAGCGCACCTGGGAGAGGGGCGCGGGCGAGACCCTGGCCTGCGGCACCGGTTCCAGCGCCGTCACGGCGGCCTGCGTACTGAACGGCTTGACGGAAAAGCGCATACTCAACCACCTCTCGGGCGGCGACCTGGAGATGGAATGGGCCGAGGACGGCAACATCTACATGACCGGCCCGGCGGTGGAGGTGTTTTCCGGAGAGATCATGCTGTAG
- a CDS encoding EscU/YscU/HrcU family type III secretion system export apparatus switch protein yields the protein MTNPDSDERKAAAISYKQGYYAPVVVARGKGVMAEAIIACAREAGVYIHESPELVQLLMQVDTDQFIPPELYRAVAEVLVWLYRMEAETGGTHPIDRERHGIAGMESE from the coding sequence ATGACGAATCCTGACAGCGACGAGCGCAAGGCTGCCGCCATTTCCTACAAGCAGGGCTATTACGCGCCGGTGGTGGTGGCCCGCGGCAAGGGGGTCATGGCAGAGGCAATCATTGCCTGCGCCCGCGAGGCAGGAGTTTATATTCACGAATCGCCGGAACTGGTCCAGCTGCTGATGCAGGTTGACACGGACCAGTTCATCCCGCCCGAACTCTACCGGGCGGTGGCTGAAGTGCTGGTGTGGCTGTACAGGATGGAAGCGGAGACCGGGGGAACGCACCCCATTGACCGCGAACGTCATGGCATCGCCGGCATGGAATCAGAGTGA
- a CDS encoding GPMC system MBL fold metallohydrolase: MKCIILGSGTSTGVPMVGCGCAVCSSDDPRDVRTRASLLIRHGGKNILVDTATDLRHQALREKVRHIDAVLFTHPHADHVNGIDDLRGFHFLHKRVVPCFASAATFATLMNGFSYIFREHEGSSYTPLLKAHNISAPFELFGLTVIPVPLTHGAISALGYRIGNFAYLTDCNEIPQSSLPLLWGLEILVIDGLRWNPHPSHFNIETAIAAVSRLRPGRTILTHLSHDVLYSDGVRLPSGFEFAYDGMELELEDTD, encoded by the coding sequence ATGAAGTGTATTATACTCGGCAGCGGGACCTCCACCGGGGTGCCCATGGTTGGATGCGGTTGCGCGGTCTGCTCCTCGGATGACCCGCGCGACGTGCGCACCAGGGCGTCGCTGCTCATCCGCCACGGAGGGAAGAACATCCTGGTGGACACCGCCACCGACCTGCGTCACCAGGCACTGCGCGAGAAGGTCAGGCATATCGATGCCGTGCTCTTCACCCATCCCCATGCGGATCATGTCAACGGCATCGACGACCTGCGCGGCTTCCACTTTCTCCACAAGCGGGTTGTCCCCTGCTTCGCGTCGGCAGCCACCTTTGCCACCCTGATGAACGGATTCTCCTATATCTTCAGGGAACACGAGGGTTCGAGCTACACGCCGCTGCTGAAAGCTCACAACATCTCCGCCCCCTTCGAGCTGTTCGGCCTGACCGTGATCCCGGTGCCGCTTACCCATGGCGCCATCTCGGCCCTGGGGTACCGCATCGGGAACTTCGCCTACCTGACCGACTGCAACGAGATCCCCCAGTCGTCCCTGCCGCTGCTGTGGGGACTGGAGATCCTGGTCATCGACGGTCTGCGTTGGAACCCGCACCCGTCCCACTTCAACATCGAAACGGCGATAGCGGCCGTGAGCCGGCTGCGGCCGGGACGCACCATCCTGACCCACCTGTCCCACGACGTCCTCTACAGCGATGGCGTGAGGCTGCCGTCCGGATTCGAATTCGCCTACGACGGCATGGAGCTTGAACTGGAGGATACGGACTGA
- a CDS encoding carotenoid biosynthesis protein produces the protein MNDYLNIAIGTISMRPYVFAFFAAFLLACVPHVGWRRTLTFTLAAYLIAFSSEWLSINTGFPYGWYYYIDSTSSRELWVAGVPFFDSLSYVFLTYCSYSTALFVLSPLKAWRWNLVTLETRRIRSSLSVLILGSFLQTFLDIVIDPVALQGRRWFLGQIYGYGTNGIHFGVPLSNYFGWLLTSICLVSAFQMIDSRRYEGAPAGIRTIPFHSLLGPILYLSVLVFNIAVTLWIGETFMALCGILIFTLPLLMTLLMARQRVNRYSKEEFGEHVRDYPWSAAALARRTPDRIPAAGPVPTYFRNHPQQPEG, from the coding sequence ATGAACGACTACCTGAATATAGCCATCGGCACCATAAGCATGCGCCCCTATGTTTTTGCCTTCTTTGCCGCTTTCCTGCTGGCCTGCGTCCCCCATGTGGGGTGGCGCCGCACTCTGACCTTCACCCTTGCCGCCTACCTGATCGCCTTTAGCTCGGAGTGGCTCTCCATCAACACCGGTTTTCCCTATGGCTGGTACTACTACATTGACAGCACCAGCAGCCGTGAGCTGTGGGTAGCCGGGGTGCCCTTCTTCGATTCCCTCTCCTACGTGTTCCTGACCTACTGCAGCTACAGCACGGCGCTCTTTGTCCTCTCGCCGCTCAAGGCCTGGCGCTGGAACCTGGTCACGCTGGAGACCCGTCGCATCCGTAGTTCCCTGTCGGTCCTGATCCTGGGATCGTTTCTGCAGACCTTTCTGGACATCGTCATCGACCCGGTGGCGCTCCAGGGGAGGCGCTGGTTCCTGGGGCAGATCTACGGCTACGGAACCAACGGCATCCACTTCGGGGTGCCGCTCTCCAATTATTTCGGCTGGCTGCTGACCAGCATCTGCCTGGTGAGCGCCTTTCAGATGATCGACTCCCGCCGGTATGAGGGCGCTCCCGCCGGAATCCGCACCATCCCCTTTCATTCGCTGCTGGGGCCGATCCTCTATCTTTCGGTGCTGGTGTTCAACATCGCGGTGACCCTCTGGATCGGAGAGACCTTCATGGCGCTCTGCGGCATTCTGATCTTCACCCTGCCGCTGCTGATGACGCTCCTGATGGCGCGGCAACGGGTAAATCGCTACTCCAAAGAGGAGTTCGGCGAGCATGTCAGGGACTATCCCTGGTCTGCGGCGGCACTGGCGCGCAGGACGCCTGACAGGATTCCGGCAGCCGGCCCCGTACCCACTTATTTTCGCAATCACCCGCAACAGCCCGAGGGATAA
- a CDS encoding TIGR04442 family protein, which produces MHKDIRLHGQAADGIEYYAMVVGTEAYQRYFFNIVQEEERLRIFSPGNEFTITSQGIGYLGNGGYFCEYMFGVDQPTSDLTKPEIINRLVMYGAKADDASTVVRFSDLTSGSQSYDAIFLDGNAVCNYFFFVHSGRLSLPLKEQQEELVRLVGKVLKRSETVGEERDDALVTEIFPLLKDEAAQLFIIKLVNRGHREYRDLFRRLYFQSKKISDDDYSRLVTLAARHRIDRYQQERIRIDVMYRHPANRRIVDEYRSILLACNARGEIGSLDNARLTRLKTLSVRNKLPGALFYTLDEMLKNGRNLTSVEESDYLATTRQILQGIFLREKMIESRIDREDMFRLIKAKKSAMEKRDHAFDQLLLDASKECDEKIRDGADPGLLDGFSYVITYLDRFDGVANLINNLAFMENVRINDEMLRGLVEHKAAFDNLRRDCFRELFIRDLFGNAYLGRFGRRKVQALMDGLEEIEASASSIEALARRLLDIDQEERIYLALLEHVRDRIRNFYSRFTTKADQQALRREVTEELKARKRIQGDIPDHLFNETIFTIKKEAMYLHTLLPTIISECNVGLREDFLENSGLDRFYVEELERDYYEKNGLDLEELYQIRKGLS; this is translated from the coding sequence ATGCACAAGGACATCAGACTTCACGGACAGGCAGCCGACGGGATCGAGTACTACGCCATGGTGGTGGGGACCGAGGCGTACCAGCGCTACTTCTTCAATATCGTCCAGGAGGAGGAGCGGCTGCGCATCTTCTCGCCGGGCAACGAGTTCACCATCACGTCCCAGGGGATCGGGTATCTGGGCAACGGCGGCTACTTCTGCGAGTACATGTTCGGCGTGGACCAGCCCACCTCGGACCTCACCAAGCCGGAGATCATCAACCGCCTGGTCATGTACGGCGCTAAAGCGGACGACGCCAGCACCGTGGTCCGCTTCAGCGACCTCACCTCGGGGAGCCAGAGCTACGACGCTATCTTCCTGGACGGCAACGCGGTCTGCAACTACTTCTTCTTCGTCCACTCCGGCCGGCTCTCCCTCCCCCTGAAGGAACAGCAGGAGGAGCTGGTCAGGCTGGTGGGCAAGGTGCTCAAGCGCTCCGAGACGGTGGGCGAGGAGCGCGACGACGCCCTGGTAACGGAGATCTTTCCGCTGCTCAAGGACGAGGCGGCCCAGCTGTTCATCATCAAGCTGGTCAACCGCGGTCATCGCGAGTACCGCGACCTGTTCCGCCGACTCTACTTCCAGAGCAAAAAGATCTCCGACGACGACTACAGCCGCCTGGTGACCCTGGCGGCACGGCATCGCATCGACCGCTACCAGCAGGAGCGCATCCGCATCGACGTCATGTACCGCCATCCGGCCAACAGGCGCATCGTGGACGAGTACCGCAGCATCCTTTTGGCCTGCAATGCCAGGGGGGAGATCGGCAGCCTGGACAACGCGCGCCTAACCCGCCTGAAGACCCTCTCGGTGCGCAACAAGCTCCCCGGAGCGCTTTTCTATACCCTTGACGAGATGCTCAAAAACGGCCGCAACCTGACAAGCGTGGAGGAGAGCGACTATCTGGCCACCACCCGCCAGATACTGCAGGGCATCTTCCTGCGGGAGAAGATGATCGAGAGCCGCATCGACCGGGAAGACATGTTCAGGCTGATAAAGGCCAAGAAGAGCGCCATGGAGAAGCGCGACCACGCCTTCGACCAGCTCCTGCTGGACGCCAGCAAAGAGTGCGACGAGAAGATCCGCGACGGCGCCGACCCGGGCCTGCTGGACGGCTTTTCCTATGTGATCACCTACCTGGACCGCTTCGACGGTGTCGCCAACCTGATCAACAACCTGGCCTTCATGGAAAACGTGCGCATCAACGACGAGATGCTGCGCGGCCTTGTGGAACACAAGGCCGCCTTCGACAACCTGCGCCGGGACTGCTTCAGGGAGCTGTTCATCCGTGACCTGTTCGGAAACGCCTACCTGGGGCGCTTCGGCCGCCGCAAGGTCCAGGCACTGATGGACGGGCTGGAGGAGATCGAGGCCAGCGCATCATCCATTGAGGCCCTGGCGAGGCGGCTTCTGGATATCGACCAGGAGGAGCGCATCTACCTGGCGCTTCTGGAGCATGTGCGCGACCGCATCCGCAATTTCTACTCCCGCTTCACCACCAAAGCCGACCAGCAGGCACTGCGGCGGGAGGTGACCGAAGAACTCAAGGCCAGGAAACGGATCCAGGGCGACATCCCCGACCACCTGTTCAACGAGACCATCTTCACCATCAAGAAAGAGGCCATGTACCTGCACACCCTGCTCCCCACCATTATCTCCGAATGCAACGTCGGGCTACGGGAGGACTTCCTGGAGAACTCCGGCCTGGACCGCTTCTATGTGGAGGAGCTGGAGCGTGACTACTACGAGAAAAATGGCCTGGATCTTGAGGAACTCTACCAGATCAGAAAGGGCTTAAGCTGA
- the fliK gene encoding flagellar hook-length control protein FliK encodes MAIGSDIQQQVFDLLSKASNFSFVSADRDTAGIIGLTPGQRVTAQVLTTLPDSRVQVRLGSETLNLNLPMPVRSGQNLELTFVSSEPRSTFAIARQGGTTPPITLSDASRLLGLLAHSEQINDPRLRSSLQSISGLLRSSAGESGVLANLMDEALTYGTARGGETALPRTAAGSFPVSGGETATAQARLTAFESGASQILLQIARNSRFTLVEAINSPVVPLSLLPGQEVDAAVQGTLPGGRAFVTVAGTTLELVLPRTVQQGEILRLTFISSDPKPTFAMARPTPEGAQGGLSNAGRWLSSLEHSQGGISVQQSHVLDRLASVLRSLPADSPAFTAILDEAITYQTVMEGGRQHGAESAVSLMARQATQQQGNGIVLSDDMARLLQALIRGNRLALVEALNQQTQGVFFSAGQQLKGEVLASLGGGHFTVLVAGQMLEFTMPRGTRLGDRVSLFYIAGNARPTFLMTRFGRPGDSRVSETGRWLSGFLGSTAESAPAQETLGILRILLSGPPTDGAHVGSMLQQGLRESGLFYESHLARWFGGEYQLEDLLREPQGRLSRLNQSLPDTPPLDHQGEGTPQPALKDATLEAMEAAFQKAGRVLGHEDVADQSTLPLLRQQLESLQSGQIIFRGQLFEGQPLEWAVGEREARRNREGGQERTWDTTLRVDLPRLGAVAARLTLDGNRVAIELRAGESGAVELLGRERGKLVEQLQAAGLEPAEIGVLHDES; translated from the coding sequence ATGGCCATAGGCTCGGACATTCAGCAGCAGGTTTTCGATCTTCTCTCCAAGGCATCGAATTTCTCCTTTGTCAGCGCCGACCGGGACACGGCGGGAATCATCGGCCTGACTCCCGGTCAGAGGGTGACGGCCCAGGTACTGACAACACTCCCCGACAGCCGGGTGCAGGTGCGGCTCGGTTCGGAGACACTGAACCTCAACCTGCCCATGCCGGTGCGATCGGGGCAGAACCTGGAGCTGACCTTCGTCTCCTCCGAACCGCGCTCGACCTTTGCCATTGCCCGCCAGGGTGGAACAACGCCCCCCATCACCCTTTCCGATGCCTCCCGGCTGCTGGGACTCCTGGCACACAGCGAACAGATCAATGATCCCCGGCTGCGCTCATCCCTGCAGAGCATCAGCGGGCTGCTGCGAAGTTCAGCGGGGGAATCGGGGGTTCTGGCCAACCTGATGGACGAAGCGCTGACCTATGGAACCGCCCGCGGAGGAGAAACGGCCCTGCCGCGAACGGCCGCCGGCTCCTTCCCCGTTAGCGGCGGGGAGACGGCAACAGCCCAGGCCCGCCTGACCGCCTTCGAATCCGGCGCCTCCCAGATCCTGCTGCAGATAGCCCGCAATTCCCGTTTCACCCTGGTGGAGGCGATCAATTCTCCGGTGGTTCCCCTCTCGCTCCTTCCCGGCCAGGAGGTGGATGCCGCGGTGCAGGGTACGCTCCCCGGCGGACGGGCATTTGTCACGGTGGCAGGCACGACCCTGGAGCTGGTGCTGCCGCGCACGGTACAGCAGGGTGAGATTCTGCGGCTGACCTTTATCTCCTCCGACCCCAAGCCGACCTTCGCCATGGCACGCCCTACCCCGGAGGGCGCCCAGGGGGGCCTGAGCAATGCCGGACGCTGGCTGAGTAGCCTGGAGCACAGCCAGGGGGGGATATCGGTCCAGCAGAGCCACGTGCTGGACCGGCTCGCATCGGTACTGAGAAGTCTTCCAGCCGACTCGCCTGCTTTCACGGCGATCCTGGACGAGGCCATTACCTACCAGACGGTCATGGAGGGGGGACGACAGCATGGCGCGGAGAGCGCTGTCTCGCTCATGGCACGGCAAGCAACGCAGCAGCAAGGCAATGGCATCGTACTCAGCGATGACATGGCCAGACTGCTCCAGGCCTTGATCAGGGGGAACCGGCTGGCCCTGGTGGAGGCGCTCAACCAGCAGACCCAGGGAGTTTTTTTCTCCGCCGGACAGCAGTTGAAAGGCGAGGTACTGGCGTCCTTGGGTGGTGGGCACTTCACGGTACTGGTTGCCGGCCAGATGCTGGAATTCACCATGCCCAGGGGGACGCGCCTTGGTGACCGGGTCAGCCTCTTCTACATCGCGGGCAATGCCCGGCCGACCTTTCTGATGACCCGCTTCGGAAGGCCGGGGGACTCGAGGGTCAGCGAAACCGGCCGCTGGCTGAGCGGTTTTCTCGGTTCTACCGCGGAAAGCGCGCCGGCACAGGAGACTTTGGGCATTCTGCGGATTCTGCTCTCCGGACCACCAACGGACGGCGCGCACGTAGGAAGCATGCTCCAGCAGGGGTTGCGGGAGAGTGGCCTGTTCTACGAGTCGCATCTGGCACGCTGGTTCGGCGGCGAGTACCAGCTGGAGGATCTGCTCAGGGAGCCCCAGGGTCGCCTGTCCCGGCTGAACCAGTCACTACCGGACACGCCGCCGCTGGATCACCAGGGCGAGGGGACGCCGCAGCCGGCGTTGAAAGATGCCACGCTGGAGGCCATGGAAGCTGCCTTCCAAAAGGCCGGCCGGGTCTTGGGCCATGAAGATGTGGCTGACCAGAGCACTCTGCCGCTGCTGCGGCAGCAGCTGGAATCGCTGCAATCGGGACAGATCATCTTTCGAGGACAACTCTTTGAGGGACAGCCGCTGGAGTGGGCGGTGGGCGAGCGCGAGGCCCGAAGGAACAGGGAAGGGGGCCAGGAGCGAACCTGGGATACGACGTTACGGGTTGACCTGCCCCGGCTGGGAGCCGTTGCGGCCAGGCTGACGCTGGACGGCAATCGGGTGGCAATCGAATTACGTGCCGGAGAGTCCGGAGCAGTGGAACTGCTGGGAAGAGAACGCGGGAAGCTGGTGGAGCAGTTGCAGGCCGCCGGCCTGGAACCTGCTGAAATCGGTGTGCTTCATGACGAATCCTGA